The DNA sequence AGCAAACTGGTTTCGCAAACTGATTTCGGATCAAACCAAAACCCGATTCTTTCAGGGGGGTTTTCTCTCTCGGCGTCCCCTTCTCTCTGCACTCCTCTTCATTAGTTTTAGTTTCGTTTTTTTGTTGTTCAACTTCATGTCAAACGTGGCAAAGGGCCTGTAGTCCTATTGACCTCTGTCTTTTGTCTGGAAAAAGCTCCAACGTTCCTAGTGATCGGTTAGGCCTACTGTTCCATCTTCCTTACTTAGGAGCTAGACAGTGTGCATcttaaatggaaccctattccctacatggggCACTACTTTtgtcagagccctatggtccctggtgaaaagtagtgcactatatagggaatagggtgccatctgagaCGTAACCAAAGTGtgttaaaataaaacatttgaccTGTGTGTGACCTGTGTAGAGGGGTCAGAGGTTGTCATAGGTAGTACATTCAGTCAGGTGCTCTGGTGTTTTGGTTGTGGTTGTGGCAGCGTTGAGCATGAGTTGTAGGGACAACTTTCAGGGTGTATGTGGGTTATATAGGCCCATAGGGTTACTCATATAATGTAGATTGGGTTATGGTGAGGTTTGCTCTATGATATGGTTATAGCCTATGCTTATAGTTGAGTTGTGATCACAGCTAcacatgtaggatcttaatttgagccagtttgacAGAGTAGGAAAATAATACTGCAGCAATAGCAAATGTGAATTATTTTATGGATTattattaatggacatttttttgtaAGAGTCAATAAtttttttgttagggcaaatcaaatctggacattttaaagtggacaTTGCAAACTTTAGAAGCATTTTTTAAACATTGAGCAGGAAAATgatcagcaacaaaagagtgctcaaatgaagatcctgcATCTGTATGGTTGTGCAAATGGCAGTGTTGGGGTTATGTTCTGGTCAAGGAGTTGTGAGGGACCAAAACAATCCCTCTGAGACCTGTATTCAGAAAGCCTCTCAGAGTACGAGTGCTGATCATCCTTAACTGGACTGGGTTTGATCCGTCTTCTCAAGGACTGCCTGCCGTGGCCATCAGTATGAGGTAATACATTATGATGTGTGAGAGAGATCCATTGTACTGAGACCAGTGTTTCCAACCCCTTCATCCACCCTCATATAAGCATTCAAATAAGTCAATCCTAAcctcagatctgggatcaggttacCCAACTCCCAATAATTTGACCCTGTATCAGTGGTCAGGGCCATTGACTTCTACCTACACAGTCTACTCATTTTAATGAGATGGGTTCTTGGTGCTACCCCCTGTCTCACCACAAGGTGACACTGTGACGGTCATTGGGGCTATAGTTACCTTTCTCCAGTCATCATTACCAGTCTCCCTAGTAACCATTATAGACTTGTTTTATACACACTGGAAAAAGCTCCATTCGGACCCGTTGTATTGTTATGTcgtgtccatggtgctgaattgTTACAAAGATCCATTACACAATAAGTTAGACTGCATTTGACTATGGCAGCGTCGgacatggaaccctattccctatgtagtggatcaaacgtagtgcactgtgtagggattagggtgccattcgggacatACACTATGAAGTCTCGAGTTTCTCTCTGTTCAGCCTTGAATCatgtcttcatctcctcctcctcctcctctttcatctccatctccttctcctcctccttcatctccttctcctcctccatctccttctcttcctccacctccttctcctcattcatctccttctcctcctcctcattcatctccttctcctcctccttcatctccttctcctcctctttctccttcttcttctcctccttcttctactcctccttctccttcttctcttccacctccttcttctcctcctccttcttctcctccttctcctcctccttctcctcctccttcttctcctccttctcctccgtcttctcctcctccttctcctccttcttctcctcctccttcctcctccttctcctccttcttctcctcctcctccttcttctcctcctccttctcttcctcctccttctcctccttcttctcctcctccttcctcctccttctcctccttcttctcttcctcctccttcttctcctccttcttctcctcttcctcctccttctcctccttcttctcctcctccttcttcttctccttcttcttctcttcctcctccttctcctccttcttctcctcctccttcttctcctcctccttctcctccttctcttcctcctcgttGTTCTCCTTCTGTGGGGTTCTAAATTGTACAAGTCCATGACACCCAGGTCAAGGGTTAAGAATCAAGGTAAGTCCTTCCATGATACATTCTTCCAGAAGTGTCCACACCACCCACTGTGGCTGTGTCTCAAATTtgaccctattccccatgtaatgCACGAGTGTTGACCATAGCCCTACAGAGAGCTGCCTGAATAGGGAGTTTTGTTCAGGGTAGTGCCCTACACAgtgaatagggtgttatttgataCATGCCCACTAcagtccttccctccctcacatTACTTCAAGTCCGCCCGTTCATCATCAGCCAATGAGCCGCAGAGCTGGCATAATCCAATTATCCAATCAACCAATCAGACGCTGCTGGTGCGCTCCATGTGAGCGTGGCAGAAGATGTCGACAGATAGCTTCAGCTCCGACATTCTGGGTTCCAATTCCGACATCATCCCGGGGCATTCCATATCCATCCTCATCCCGTCATCTGTAGGATCGTCAGGCTCCACCCCTCTGATCATCCCGTTACCGTCggccccaccaccaccattccGACAGTTGCTATTCCGGTCCACACTTCCCTTCTTCCCATTCCCTCCATGATGTCCAAATATGGGCGTGACCGCATGAGACGGACACTGGATGGTGGGAACAGCTAGCGATCTACTACTAACCCCTGCCATCGGCCCTGTGTTATACTGACAACGTATATAGCTGGAAAAGGCCCTTCTGTATGTCTTGTTAAACAACGTATAGACCAATGGGTTGACACCAGAGGAGATGTATCCCACCCACACAAAGACGTTGAGGAGCTCAGCCAATAAAGGCTCGTTGCAGGAACCCTGACAGAGGACGTAAGTGACATTGGTGATGAAGAAGGGGCACCACATGATCAGAAACAGGAAGAACACGATCCCCAGCACCTAcaacacagaacagagaacatggaCCACACTAGAACAGAGTAGATTGGAGAACAGAGACCACACTAGAACAGAGATTGGAGAACAGAGACCACACTAGAACAGAGTAGATTGGAGAACAGAGACCACACTAGAACAGAGGAGATTGGAGAACAGGGACCACACTAGAACAGAGTAGATTGGAGAACAGAGACCACACTAGAACAGAGTAGATTGGAGAACAGGGACCACACTAGAACAGAGGAGATTGGAGAACAGAGACCACACTAGAACAGAGGAGATTGGAGAACAGAGACCACACTAGAACAGAGTATATTGGAGAACAGAGACCACACTAGAACAGAGGAGATTGGAGAACAGAGACCACACTAGAACAGAGGAGATTGGAGAACAGAGACCACACTAGAACAGAGGAGATTGGAGAACAAGCTCCCCAGAACCTAGAACAGAGTAGATCAGAGTGGTGTATGAGAGGCGATGGAATGCAATAGGACAGATTGGAAAGGAAAGAAACGGAAGAGAAGAGACATTAAGAGGAGAAGCTGCTAGATGTCTACAGTTGATCCTCACCTTGGAGGCCCGCCTCTCATTCTTGATCGCCTGCATCATCCCCCGCCTCCCGTGACTGTCCCGTGCATCACGCCCTGCCGGAGAGCTCAGCTGGGACGCCACCCCCGAACTCGGAATCATACTGATGCTTTCCGAGGGGGAACTGCTTAAGAGGCCGGTCTGCCGGTCAGGCTCCGCCCCTTTCAGGCAGCTCAGACTTCCTTGTCTGCTCGGAGGAAGAGCCTCAATGTTTATGGGCAGGCCTAGGAAATTTGGAGGCGGGGACTGGTGGTTTGAGGGAGTGGCCTGAGGCTGCAGTGGCTGCTGGGAGGAAGTTTTCCTCTCGTAGAGGAAGACGGTCTCCTGGCGTTGGAGGACCTGGGAGGGAAGACACGATGTGATGTCATGATGGACCACTGACAGACATACCATTATTAGTCAAGTAATAATAATTCTCTGCAACAACTAAAGATTGACCGGCCTGTCTGCCCTATGACCACTTGTTTTTGACAAATACATGGACCAGTACATCGCTAGTTAATCAAAACACAGACTCTACTGCGGTTGTCACCAACAAagtgggtctgtgttatatttcCTGTCTGACAGAGCTGTATAGTAAGGCACTACAAAACTAACATGATGACCAATGGGATTCAATCAGAGGCTGGAGGAATACATTGGTTAGCGAATCAAATGACAGAACATCAAATAACTAGCCAATCAAAACACTCTCTGACCTGTATGGTGAGGCAGTAGGACACAACCATGATGACCAATGGGATGAAGAAAGCCACGAAGGAGCCAACCAGCATGAAGCGCTCCTCGTTCAGAACACAGCTGCCGTTGACAAACACCTTGTCTTTGTTGTGAAGGCCGATCACCGGGATTGGCATGGACACACCTataggagagatggatgaaaatAGAGAGAAAGTGATTAGAGAGGCATGAACACCTTGTCCTTGTTGTGAAGGTCAGTCACCGGGATAGGCATGGACACACCtagaatagagggagagggagagagagagaaaggaagagaaggagagagagaaagagagggggtgagaagaTAAGTAATCATTAGAGAAGGAGGTGggattagagagggagggaaggagggatgaagacCTTGTTGTGAAGGCCAATGACCGGCATGGGGATGGACACtcgtaggagaagagagagacagagagagagaggagcgagatagagagatgagagtaggagagaaagagagagggatgacagaaggagagagagacagatggagatgagagagggacgagagaaggagagagagagataaggagagagagaaggagggggagagagacagagagaagaagagagagacagagagagatgagagagggacgagagaaggagagagagagagaaagacagagatagagacagagagagacacagagagagagagagagagataaggagagagagagagaaggagagagagagagaggagagagagagacagagagaaggagagaaggagagagagagagagagagagagagacagagacagagagaaggagagagagagagagagagagacagagacagagagaaggagagagagagagagagagacagagacagagagaaggagagagagagagatggatgagtcACTGTTGTTATGGACTTTTGGAGTGAGAAAAAGGGCTGCAATGAGAGAGGATGGTAAGAAgctggaggaagagaggatggtaAGAAgctggaggaagagaggatggtaAGAAGCTGGGGGAAGAGAGGATGGTAGAAGCTGGGGGAAGAGAGGATGGTAAGAAGCTGGGGGAAGAGAGGATGGTAAGAAGCTGGGGGAAGAGAGGATGGTAAGAAGCTGGGGGAAGAGAGGATGGTAAGAAGCTGGGGGAAGAGAGGATGGTAGAAGCTGGGGGAAGAGAGGATGGTAAGAAGCTGGGGGAAGAGAGGATGGTAGAAGCTGGGGGAAGAGAGGATGGTAAGGAGCTGGGGGAAGAGAGGATGGTAGAAGCTGGGGGGAGGGGAGAATGGTAAGAAGCTGGGGGAAGAGAGGATGGTAAGAAGCTGGGGGAAGAGAGGATGGTAGAAGCTGGGGGAAGAGAGGATGGTAGAAGCTGGGGGAAGAGAGGATGGTAGAAGCTGGGGGAAGAGAGGATGGTAAGAAGCTGGGGGAAGAGAGGATGGTAGAAGCTGGGGGAAGAGAGGATGGTAGAAGCTGGGGGAAGAGAGGATGGTAGAAGCTGGGGGAAGAGAGGATGGCAAGAagctgggggaagagagagattaacatttTGTCCTTGTTGTGGAGGCTAACGATACCACAGAacaaaagagagggatgagagaaggagagaacaaaaggagggaaggagggagaggggagagagacagatgtacACTGTGGAGGCTAATGACTGGGAAATGCGTGGACACAATGTGGAGAGAgcatgagacagaaagagaaggagagaaaaagagaatgatgggagggaggagagtgatgaagtgttTGTCCTTGTTGTGCAGCCCAAATAGCCATCAATAAATCTAGAGAAAAGGACGAGAGAAGAATatagagagggaagtagagaaaagagggagagagggggaggggaaaactgaaagaaaagagagagagagagagagagagagagagagagagagagagagagagagaggggtatgtagcagaggaggctggtgggaggagctgtctaatggctggaatggagtcaaacacgtttccatgtgtttgatgtgtttggtaccattcaattgattccattccaggcattacaatgagcctgtcctcctatatctcctcccaccagcctcctctggtacgCAGTTAgcgagaaagagatagagagaccggtcaacagacagacagagatagggaATAGATTACTTCATTTACTCTAATCTCTCTTTCATCTGATGTGATCGGATCCTCTGATTGTTCAGAAACCACAACCTGACCTGTTACCTTGttatctgcacacacacacacacacacacacacacacacacacacacacacacacacacacacacacacacacacacacacacacacacacacacacacacacacacacacaaacaaacactggacacaaacacacccacatacacacactggacacacacacacccacacccacatacacacacacaaacactggacacacacacacacccacatacacacacacaaacactagacacacacacacaaacacacacacaaacactggacacacacacacacacacacacacacacacacacacacacacacacacacacacacacacacacacacacacacacacacacacacacacacacacacacacacactggacacacacacacatacactggacacacacacacacactggacacacacacactgtacacacacacacactggacacacacacacactggacacacacacacactggacacacactggacacacacaaactggacacacacacactggacacacacacacacacactggacacacacacaaactggacacacacacacacacacacacacacacacacacacacacacacacacacacacacacacacacacacacacacacacacacacacacactggacacacacacaaacactggacacacccacacacacacacactggacacacacacacacacacacacacacacacacacacacacacacacacacacacacacacacacacacacacacacacactgtacacgcacacactggacacacacacacactggacacacacacactggacacacacacacacacacacactggacacacacacactggacacacaacCTGACCTGTCACCCTCTTACCTGGCGGTTCTATTCACATTACTTATCTGTATgagtgagagaaaggagaaaaTCCCATATCTATTGGGAGAAAACCCCTTTTATGGAACATTTGCAGCAAAGTACATAGCTTCCTGCCACACCAGCAGGTACAGCCAGTGGAACGACCAATCAGACCAATACCATTAGAACCTATGTCTCTATCATGATAGAATTAGTACTGTAATGTGACTGAGTATTGTTTTTCTTGTTGTTATTATCTAGTCCTCATGGATTTGGTTTGTCACTTTTGTTAATTGTTTATTTAAATGTAAACATATAAAGCCCCTCTTgaaatgaattgaattgagtgaaAGATAATGAGATTCACCTGgaaaagagtcccctaagcaagctggtactctgttgacaaacacaaacagaccccacagagccccaggacagcagcacaatcaGACCCAAACAaattatgagaaaacaaaaataaggTGATTACTTGAAACATAGGAAAGAATTAACAAGAAAACTGAGTatactagaatgctatttggccctaaacagagagtacaaagtgacagaatacctgaccacattGAGTGACCCAAAATTaaagaaagctttgactatgtacagactcagtgagcatagccttgctattgagaaaggccgacTTATGCAGACCTGGCTCTGGAGAGAAGGGCAGGCTacgtgctcactgcccacaaaaggaggtggaaactgagctgcacttcctaacctcctgccaaatgtacgaccatatttccctcagattacacagatccacaaataatttgaa is a window from the Oncorhynchus keta strain PuntledgeMale-10-30-2019 chromosome 35, Oket_V2, whole genome shotgun sequence genome containing:
- the LOC118379559 gene encoding 5-hydroxytryptamine receptor 2C-like, with amino-acid sequence MGTPGGVALLGGFGSSTTPSLEIGGWMVWPGGNNTYRGLNQSLPWGAGDGGADSNLSLGSQAEAVLRASPMKEKNWPALLILVIIALTVGGNILVILAVSLEKKLQNATNFFLRSLAVADMLVGILVMPISLINILYDYAWPLPSALCPIWIYLDVLFSTSSIMHLCAISLDRYVAIRNPIEHSRFNSRTKAMMKIAAVWTISIGVSMPIPVIGLHNKDKVFVNGSCVLNEERFMLVGSFVAFFIPLVIMVVSYCLTIQVLQRQETVFLYERKTSSQQPLQPQATPSNHQSPPPNFLGLPINIEALPPSRQGSLSCLKGAEPDRQTGLLSSSPSESISMIPSSGVASQLSSPAGRDARDSHGRRGMMQAIKNERRASKVLGIVFFLFLIMWCPFFITNVTYVLCQGSCNEPLLAELLNVFVWVGYISSGVNPLVYTLFNKTYRRAFSSYIRCQYNTGPMAGVSSRSLAVPTIQCPSHAVTPIFGHHGGNGKKGSVDRNSNCRNGGGGADGNGMIRGVEPDDPTDDGMRMDMECPGMMSELEPRMSELKLSVDIFCHAHMERTSSV